One segment of Yersinia kristensenii DNA contains the following:
- the btuB gene encoding TonB-dependent vitamin B12 receptor BtuB: protein MTIKKYTLLTALSVTAFSGWAQDNTTTGNNKDEMVVTAGRFKQPISTVLAPADVVTRDDIERWQTKSLNEVMRRLPGVDIAQMGGLGQGSSMYIRGTEARHVLILIDGIPLARTGIVNSVNLDQIPISLVQRIEYIRGPRSAVYGSGAIGGVINVITQTDQEGAQINAGVGSKGYQQYDGSVRQRFGDTLATLAGGYQTTNGYNIRPDSPNPIDSDRDGFRNKNFWAGLEHQFNQEISGFVRGYGYTNNTDYDIGGLSSPAYSGDEERLYNHTYDAGLRYASGAYSSQLIGSYQKYKDYNFSSQYGRYGVATTLDNMDQRNVQWGNTYSFESGTLSAGLDWQQQRLTSSNQTISDTYKRDNTGLYLSGQQKLGEVTLEASGRGDKDEQFGWHETWQTAAGWEFVPDYRVTLSYGTGFLAPSLGQQYGSQRFDIISNSDLKPEESRQWEAGLEGVSGPLDWRLSAYHNKIENLIDYSFDNSTFKGHYYNVNSATIKGVEWTGNLTTGIFTHAVTLQYIDPRNDSNNEVLARRSKQQAKYQLDWTMFNLDMDVSYQYYGKRYDNISSIYNPTQRELSSYSTVDVSAGYPVTSHLTVRGRIANLFDKEYETAYGYKTAGREYYLTGSYNF from the coding sequence ATGACAATTAAAAAATACACGCTGCTCACAGCCCTCTCTGTGACAGCCTTTTCTGGTTGGGCGCAAGACAACACCACCACCGGCAATAATAAAGACGAAATGGTGGTCACTGCCGGTCGTTTCAAACAACCGATTTCTACAGTATTGGCACCTGCCGATGTGGTCACTCGCGATGACATTGAGCGCTGGCAGACAAAAAGTCTTAATGAAGTCATGCGCCGCTTGCCTGGTGTGGATATTGCTCAGATGGGAGGATTGGGTCAGGGTTCTTCTATGTATATCCGTGGTACGGAAGCGCGCCATGTGCTTATCTTGATTGATGGTATCCCACTGGCTCGCACCGGTATCGTCAATAGTGTCAATCTCGATCAAATCCCGATCTCCTTGGTGCAGCGGATTGAGTATATCCGTGGACCGCGCTCGGCGGTGTATGGCTCTGGTGCAATTGGTGGCGTCATTAACGTGATTACGCAAACAGACCAGGAAGGTGCACAGATTAATGCCGGCGTCGGCTCTAAAGGCTATCAGCAATATGATGGTAGTGTTCGCCAGCGCTTTGGTGACACCTTAGCTACACTGGCGGGCGGATATCAAACCACCAATGGCTATAACATCAGACCTGACTCGCCAAATCCAATTGATAGTGATCGCGACGGTTTTCGCAATAAAAACTTCTGGGCAGGGTTGGAACATCAGTTTAACCAAGAGATCTCCGGCTTTGTTAGAGGTTATGGTTATACCAACAATACTGATTATGATATTGGCGGTTTGTCGTCCCCTGCATACAGCGGCGATGAAGAGCGGTTATATAATCATACTTATGATGCAGGGCTGCGTTATGCATCGGGTGCCTACTCTTCCCAATTAATCGGTAGCTATCAGAAATATAAGGATTATAACTTTAGCAGCCAATATGGCCGCTATGGTGTGGCGACCACACTGGATAATATGGACCAGCGGAATGTGCAATGGGGTAACACTTACAGCTTTGAAAGTGGAACACTGAGCGCGGGCCTTGACTGGCAACAGCAGCGCCTGACCTCATCTAACCAAACTATCTCAGATACTTATAAGAGAGATAACACCGGTCTATATCTCAGTGGGCAGCAAAAACTCGGCGAAGTCACGCTGGAAGCCTCTGGCCGTGGGGATAAAGATGAGCAATTCGGTTGGCATGAAACATGGCAAACTGCGGCAGGCTGGGAGTTTGTTCCCGACTATCGTGTGACCTTATCCTACGGCACGGGCTTCCTGGCACCCTCTTTGGGCCAGCAATATGGTTCACAGCGCTTTGATATTATATCCAACAGCGACCTTAAGCCGGAAGAATCCCGCCAATGGGAAGCCGGTTTAGAAGGGGTGAGCGGGCCACTTGATTGGCGTTTGTCTGCTTATCACAACAAAATTGAAAACCTGATTGATTACTCCTTTGATAATTCAACATTCAAAGGACATTACTACAATGTCAATTCTGCGACGATAAAAGGTGTGGAATGGACGGGAAATCTCACTACCGGCATATTTACGCACGCGGTCACATTGCAATATATTGACCCACGTAATGATTCGAATAATGAGGTATTAGCTCGCCGCTCTAAGCAACAGGCCAAGTATCAGTTAGATTGGACGATGTTCAACCTTGATATGGACGTTTCTTATCAGTATTACGGCAAACGTTATGACAATATCTCTTCGATTTATAACCCGACTCAGCGCGAATTGTCGAGTTATAGCACCGTAGACGTTTCAGCTGGTTATCCGGTTACTTCTCATCTCACAGTTCGTGGTAGAATTGCTAACCTGTTTGATAAAGAATACGAAACGGCTTATGGCTATAAAACCGCTGGACGAGAGTATTACCTCACAGGAAGTTACAACTTCTAA
- the murI gene encoding glutamate racemase translates to MAIKPLDESITSQEVTTSKADTASRPTALIFDSGVGGLSVYQEIRQLLPDLHYIYAFDNVAFPYGEKSGEFIVERVLEIVTAVQQRHPLAIVVIACNTASTVSLPALRERFDFPVVGVVPAIKPAVRLTRNGVVGLLATRGTVHASYTLDLIERFATDCKIELLGSSELVELAETKLHGGAVPPEALKKILHPWLAMREPPDTIVLGCTHFPLLSDELAQVLPEGTRMVDSGAAIARRTAWLISSQENVVSSQAENIAYCMALNTDTDALLPVLQGYGFPTLEKLPI, encoded by the coding sequence ATGGCTATAAAACCGCTGGACGAGAGTATTACCTCACAGGAAGTTACAACTTCTAAGGCTGATACTGCTTCTCGCCCGACAGCGCTGATTTTTGATTCCGGTGTTGGCGGGCTATCTGTTTATCAAGAGATTCGGCAACTGCTGCCGGATCTCCACTATATATATGCTTTCGATAATGTCGCGTTCCCTTATGGGGAGAAGTCTGGTGAATTTATCGTTGAGCGTGTATTAGAAATTGTCACTGCGGTACAACAGCGCCACCCGCTGGCGATTGTGGTTATCGCCTGTAACACGGCTAGCACGGTGTCTCTTCCCGCTTTACGCGAACGTTTTGATTTCCCCGTCGTCGGTGTTGTTCCGGCAATTAAACCTGCGGTAAGGCTCACGCGGAATGGTGTGGTTGGCTTACTGGCCACGCGCGGCACGGTTCATGCTTCTTATACCTTGGATTTGATTGAGCGTTTTGCCACTGATTGCAAAATTGAGCTGCTGGGATCATCTGAGCTGGTGGAGTTAGCGGAAACCAAGCTGCATGGTGGGGCTGTCCCGCCGGAAGCATTAAAGAAAATCCTTCATCCATGGCTCGCCATGCGTGAACCGCCAGATACTATTGTTTTAGGTTGTACCCATTTCCCTCTATTAAGTGATGAGTTAGCACAAGTGCTGCCAGAAGGTACTCGCATGGTCGATTCCGGTGCCGCAATTGCTCGCCGTACCGCTTGGCTTATCTCTTCTCAGGAAAATGTCGTTTCTTCTCAAGCAGAAAACATTGCGTATTGCATGGCATTGAATACGGACACTGACGCTTTATTGCCCGTTTTACAGGGTTATGGCTTCCCAACGCTGGAAAAACTACCAATTTAA
- the metA gene encoding homoserine O-acetyltransferase MetA: protein MPIRVPDELPAVSFLRNENVFVMTSSRAKTQEIRPLKVLVLNLMPKKIETENQFLRLLSNSPLQVDIQLLRIDSRESKNTPAEHLNNFYCDFEDIQEQNFDGLIVTGAPLGLVDFCDVAYWPQIERIIAWAKDHVTSTLFVCWAVQAALNILYGIPKMTRETKLSGIYQHQTDKPLALLTRGFDETFLAPHSRYADFPVEVLQQYTDLDILVSSEEAGAYLFASKDKRVAFVTGHPEYDVDTLAGEYQRDLAAGLNPQVPLNYFPNDDASLPPKASWRSHGHLLFANWLNYYVYQITPFDLRHMNPTLD from the coding sequence ATGCCAATTCGGGTTCCTGATGAATTACCCGCAGTGAGTTTCTTACGCAATGAGAATGTTTTCGTCATGACCTCATCGCGCGCAAAAACTCAGGAAATTCGTCCCTTGAAGGTATTGGTTTTGAATCTAATGCCTAAAAAAATTGAGACGGAAAATCAATTCCTGCGTTTACTCTCTAACTCGCCCTTACAGGTCGATATCCAATTGCTGCGTATTGATAGCCGTGAGTCAAAAAACACGCCAGCCGAGCATCTAAATAACTTCTATTGCGACTTTGAAGACATTCAAGAGCAAAACTTTGATGGTCTGATTGTGACTGGGGCTCCATTAGGTTTGGTCGATTTCTGTGATGTTGCTTATTGGCCGCAAATTGAGCGCATTATTGCATGGGCAAAAGATCATGTGACCTCAACTTTATTTGTGTGTTGGGCGGTACAGGCAGCATTAAATATCTTATATGGTATCCCTAAAATGACGCGGGAGACCAAGCTCTCAGGCATTTACCAGCACCAAACAGACAAACCCCTGGCGCTACTCACGCGCGGTTTTGACGAGACATTCTTGGCTCCCCATTCTCGTTATGCAGATTTCCCCGTTGAGGTGCTCCAGCAATACACTGATTTAGATATTCTGGTCTCATCGGAAGAAGCTGGTGCATATTTGTTTGCCAGTAAAGATAAGCGGGTTGCTTTCGTAACAGGTCATCCTGAGTATGATGTCGATACTTTGGCGGGTGAATATCAGCGGGATCTGGCCGCTGGTTTGAACCCTCAAGTTCCACTCAATTATTTCCCCAATGATGATGCTTCATTACCACCAAAAGCATCTTGGCGTAGCCACGGGCATCTGTTGTTTGCCAATTGGTTGAACTACTACGTTTACCAAATCACGCCATTTGATTTGCGTCATATGAATCCTACCCTCGACTGA